In candidate division WOR-3 bacterium, a genomic segment contains:
- a CDS encoding methyltransferase domain-containing protein yields the protein MRRRNPVALPAYEKLAERYAALIDTKPHNAYYERPATLSLLPNVRGKRVLDAGCGPGAYTEILLRRGAKVVGVDMSPRMLELARKRVGSKAEFHHADMTKPMLFLKGRSFDIILSPLVMSYIRDVSSLFKEFYRLLKRSGVLVFSDGHPFGDYLFFKKKRKAKNYFNTELVGCIWHGFGIHVYVPGYRRPLHALLNPLIKAGFRIDRIVEPLPTKEFKKADAGAYKKLQRMPAFICVRAIK from the coding sequence ATGCGTAGAAGAAATCCCGTGGCGCTTCCAGCCTATGAAAAACTGGCTGAGCGCTATGCTGCTCTGATCGATACCAAGCCACACAATGCCTATTACGAACGCCCGGCCACACTGTCATTGCTGCCGAATGTGCGCGGCAAGCGCGTTCTGGATGCGGGTTGCGGCCCGGGTGCATATACAGAGATACTCCTGCGACGCGGCGCAAAGGTAGTTGGTGTAGATATGAGCCCCAGGATGCTGGAATTGGCGCGAAAACGTGTTGGCAGTAAAGCAGAATTTCATCACGCGGATATGACGAAACCAATGCTTTTTCTGAAGGGCAGGTCATTCGATATTATTCTGTCCCCGCTCGTAATGTCGTACATCCGCGATGTTTCCTCTCTGTTCAAGGAGTTCTACCGTTTGCTCAAGCGGTCCGGTGTACTGGTGTTTTCCGACGGCCATCCGTTCGGAGATTATCTTTTCTTTAAAAAGAAGAGAAAGGCAAAGAATTATTTCAACACCGAACTCGTTGGCTGCATCTGGCACGGGTTTGGTATTCATGTATACGTGCCTGGTTATCGCAGGCCGCTGCACGCGCTTCTAAATCCTCTGATCAAAGCGGGCTTTCGGATCGACCGTATTGTCGAGCCCCTGCCTACGAAAGAATTCAAGAAAGCCGATGCCGGTGCATACAAAAAACTCCAGCGCATGCCGGCCTTTATCTGCGTAAGGGCAATAAAGTGA
- a CDS encoding OmpA family protein: protein MKYVVTIVIIVVLALIGSLYLMNSNRKLARKISDLEEQVNLLTLELEARVAEVSQEKEDEIDRLKGTYETLMEDMKKEIEDGQIKITQLADRLSVSMVDKILFPSGEAEITPEGLEILDRVGKVLKNTQEKIIRVEGHTDNVPIHPNLQKKFPTNWELSTTRATNVVRFLQEKVGIKGTRLQVIGMSEYGPVASNATPEGRSQNRRIEITLLPESGM from the coding sequence ATGAAGTATGTCGTAACTATCGTAATAATCGTTGTGCTGGCGTTGATTGGTTCCCTGTATCTGATGAACAGCAACAGGAAACTGGCGCGAAAGATCAGCGATCTTGAGGAACAGGTAAATTTGCTCACGTTAGAGCTCGAAGCGCGGGTGGCCGAGGTTTCACAGGAGAAGGAGGATGAGATCGACCGGCTCAAGGGCACCTACGAAACACTCATGGAAGATATGAAGAAGGAGATCGAGGACGGGCAGATCAAGATCACCCAACTGGCTGACCGGCTCTCGGTAAGCATGGTCGATAAGATCCTTTTTCCTTCGGGCGAAGCAGAGATCACCCCGGAAGGTCTGGAGATCCTGGACCGGGTTGGCAAGGTGCTGAAAAATACTCAGGAAAAGATCATCCGGGTTGAAGGGCACACGGACAACGTTCCAATACATCCTAACCTGCAGAAAAAATTCCCGACCAACTGGGAACTCTCAACCACACGCGCGACGAACGTGGTACGCTTCCTGCAGGAAAAAGTGGGGATCAAGGGGACGCGGCTTCAGGTCATAGGTATGTCAGAGTATGGTCCGGTAGCGAGCAATGCAACGCCCGAAGGCCGGAGCCAGAACCGGAGGATAGAGATCACGCTGTTGCCCGAGTCGGGTATGTAG